The following coding sequences are from one Loxodonta africana isolate mLoxAfr1 chromosome 18, mLoxAfr1.hap2, whole genome shotgun sequence window:
- the RILP gene encoding rab-interacting lysosomal protein isoform X8, translating to MEPQKAAPGEHGWGSRVAAGSESVAELVYHLAGALGTELQELARRFGPDAATGLVPLVVRALELLEKAAVGPAPDSVSHCPTSRHPRAGSGLTLSPGLPSCRSRRSRPNRSSGGCGRRTSTSAGSCAVGRRVSAGLRQDKGGLGASLGPLSDRPPLRMPASPEERALLRQLKEVTDRQRDELRAHSRDLLQRSQETEALQEQLQRLLLVNAELRHKLAAVQTQLCVVRDRERERELQREVSPGLAQEQPLGQAQGPGCEQRQKPERATAGAGAPGTPEDPADVPQQPKRPLEVGQCSFSREELEQILQERNELKANVFLLKEELAYFQRELLSDQRVPELLLEAMKVAVRKQRKKIKAKMLGTPEEAESRTPPTCPACHTFC from the exons ATGGAGCCCCAGAAGGCGGCACCTGGGGAGCATGGCTGGGGGTCTCGAGTGGCCGCGGGGTCGGAGTCGGTCGCGGAGCTCGTGTACCATCTAGCGGGGGCTCTGGGCACTGAGCTGCAAGAGCTGGCGCGCCGCTTCGGGCCAGACGCGGCAACCGGGCTGGTGCCGCTGGTAGTGCGGGCCCTGGAGCTCCTGGAAAAGGCCGCGGTGGGGCCCGCCCCAGACTCGGTGAGTCACTGCCCCACCTCTCGCCACCCGCGAGCGGGCAGCGGTCTGACCCTGAGCCCTGGACTCCCCAGCTGCAGGTCTCGGCGCAGCAGGCCGAACAGGAGCTCCGGCGGCTGCGGGAGGAGAACGAGCACCTCCGCAGGGAGCTGCGCTGTGGGCCGCAGGGTGAGTGCAGGCCTCCGCCAGGACAAGGGGGGACTGGGGGCCAGTCTAGGGCCTCTCTCCGACCGGCCGCCGCTAAGAATGCCCGCTTCCCCAGAGGAACGCGCTCTGCTGCGGCAGCTCAAGGAGGTGACCGACAGGCAGCGGGACGAACTTCGGGCGCACAGTCGCGACTTGCTACAGCGCAGCCAGGAAACCGAGGCG TTGCAGGAACAGCTGCAGCGCCTCCTGCTGGTGAACGCTGAGCTGCGGCACAAGCTGGCGGCTGTGCAGACCCAGCTGTGCGTGGTGCGAGAccgtgagagagagagggagctgCAGCGCGAAGTGTCCCCGGGGCTGGCGCAAGAGCAACCGCTGGGCCAGGCCCAGGGGCCCGGGTGCGAGCAGAGGCAGAAGCCCGAGCGGGCAACTGCTGGGGCAGGAGCCCCGGGGACTCCTGAGGACCCA GCGGATGTCCCGCAGCAGCCAAAGCGCCCCCTGGAGGTAGGCCAGTGCAGCTTCAGTAGAGAGGAGCTTGAGCAGATCCTGCAGGAGCGGAATGAGCTCAAAGCCAACGTGTTCCTGCTGAAGGAGGAGTTGGCCTACTTCCAGCG GGAGTTGCTCTCAGACCAGCGGGTGCCAGAGCTTCTGCTGGAAGCCATGAAGGTGGCTGTCCGGAAGCAACGGAAGAAGATCAAGGCAAAGATGTTAGGGACCCCAGAGGAAGCAGAGAGCAG GACTCCTCCCACGTGCCCTGCTTGCCATACATTCTGCTGA